The Molothrus ater isolate BHLD 08-10-18 breed brown headed cowbird chromosome 6, BPBGC_Mater_1.1, whole genome shotgun sequence genome segment TGTAGATGTTTAGCATCTTTGTAGATGCAATAAATCCTAGAAATCACTGCATTAGTATTTTGATTTTACAAaaaagagcagggagggagtgggaagaaacctgttaaaaaaaaagatacaataAGCAGGCAGAAAGCAGACTGTGTGgatgatatttaaaaataccctTGCTAAAACTCAGCAAATGTACAGTGCTTATCAAAGAATTTTAGAAAAGCCAAAAAGGAGTGGGGAGAAGCAGGTGGGGTGATGTAGCAGCACAAAAACCCCTTGGAATTAATTAAGGCAACATTTAAAAACTTGGTCCGTTcaaacagggaaaatgaaaaagtagGTAATGAAGATTgagtagaaaataaatttaaatcatGTTCATAAGATCCACAATTTAGACAGCTTGATAAGAGCTGCTGTTCACAGGAAAATGACTAGTTTATCCATTCAGGGCTGTACTCAGCAGTGTATCCATGTGTGTTCTGCAGAATCTTATGCatgagtttttttcttctgtaatgaCCAATAAGGCATTAGGACAAAAAAGGAGGACCTGGaaagacttctttttctttaaatagctAGTaacaatctttttttccctctagaaaattatttttagaaaataccaGAACAAATCTCTGACTGTTCGTGTAGTTTGGGTTTTAGTTTGTTTGATATGATTTGTGGCTGCTTTCAAGATTGTTGACTTGAAACAAAATTAACCATCGTttttgaattttgtttaaaGGAAGTTGACAGTAGAAGAGAGGGAGCGTctacagaaggaagaaaagctttctaaagtagatgaaaaaattattcatgCTGCTGAAGAACTTAACAGCTACAGGTAATTGCAGATTTTAGTTGTTAATCACTTGTTCCAAAGTGAAGAAAGTGCAAatagagaattttaaaaaaccacagtatatgcaaatgtattttcttccagtttcttTGTGGTATATGTGTGTTAGACACTGGTTTGTGTGTAATAATACAGACTAATACAGGGtggttttacttttaaaaaaagttaaaatgttaaaacattTGGGTGTTGAAGATTATGGCATCTGCTCTTCCATTAGAATCCTAATTGTACTGATACAGTAGCTTTAATGGTGTGGTAGAAGTGGGTCTCTAATCTAGTTCCTTTTACTGaacaaagctaaaaataaaaagttaagaGAATGTGAAATAAATGGTATGTTCAGTTTTCCTACTGAGCTAACATTTATGCTTTATAGTTATAgtattctatttctatttctcaaAGCTTTTCAGATAGTCCTGTTGCTTagaaattattaacaaaaatattgtcATGGGTGAATATTTGCTGTAGCTGTTTGCTAGCTGCTTTGCTCTGGTTTTTGTTACACTAGATGTGTACCTCTGggttttttctgatttcctcTAACTGTGCATAATTTTTCAATATGTAATGTGTATTTGCCATTTTACGTCATTTTTTATGGGGGTAGGGTTCAGTTAGTTAGGCCTAACTGAACAGTAGTGATCAATACTACTTCTTTGTGGACATTCTTCACTATCCATACAGGAAGACAGAATTCACTCTTCCTGATTTATCCAGAACATGGATTTTGTAGGCATCCTAATTTTAACtataatattaatattgcaAATTGAGTATAACCAAGCATTGTCTGTGTCTTTGGCCCACCTGCTGAGAAAGTGTAGAACCTAGAGAGGCTGTGCAcaggcagctggcagcaaagGTGGCATCAGACATGAGGTCTTGAAGTAACTTcagtgcaggtgctgcaggggcCTGTCCCTCAGACTGACTGTGACAGtgtggtgctccagccccatcagttcctgtgctgagctgggtgaGGCTGGCTGATAGGGCATGTGAGGAAGGGCAGCCTTTATGCTGGAAACATCACAAACCACTGAAAACTTGGGGGtgtgctggggtttgggttCTGTTCTCTTGTTTGCATCCCTGTTTGCCTAGAATGTAAGGTCTAGAATGTCCACTGTTAGTATAACTTTTTGTATCCCATGGGCCTAAGTGACAATACTGTcttttggatttaaaaaaaaaaaaaaattacaccttGTGGCTATTGTTGAGTTTATTGTGTTCAAAACTTTCCCTGGCCCCTTCATTGCAATATCATAAATTCTCATTTTGTTACAGAGAGCGAGCAAAGGACCTGGAAGAAGAGCTGGAGAGAACCATTCGTTCTTATGAGAATCAGGTATTTTGTGCTGTGTGACAACATCTATGCCAGTAGGAGGGATTTACTGCAACTGGAATACCACTTGCTGTTAGCTTGTGAGCTGCATTTGGCTTGGCTTTGTTGGGTGTCTAATTTTGCCTCCCCCTCCCTCTTCTTAATGTCATCTGGTTTTGACTGACACGATTTCATAGCAGAGATCACTGGATAACTTTATTGAAAAGTTGAATTTTCAGTTTAGGCACCTCATTAAAAATTACCTACACAcattaaatttataaaaaagagTATATAATCATAAGTTTTGGGGTTTAGGAGAATGATGAATGTCTCTTTCACAGATTACTTCACATGAGAAAAAAGCTCATGATAATTGGGTAAGTTCCAAAtactgaattttctgtgttttctgcatcttcatttttcattatttgtaaAGTTTGCTTTATCACCTTTTGGTTCAGACTAAAAACAGATCATCAAAATTATCTCCAACCTTTCACTTTGAAACATATTTCTTGCATAAATACACAAAAGCATGTTGAAAACACTTCTATTATATAAAATAGTTGGAAAAATTAAACTGGATACTTATGAACACAGTAGAATGATAATCTTATATCATTTGCTATAGCAATAAATCTGCTGGAAGAACATGACACCATATAACAAATGTGTGACATTTTGCTAATAATGAAAGCTTTTGGCCTTGTTTCAATGCCATTTGGATATTTTCTTTGGGTATACTTCACTTCTTTTATCAACAAGTAGAACACATTATGTCCTGTGAGAACAGTATGTTCCATTGACAGCTTCCTAACAATGTTTCTACAAAAtttgtttttgcctttttttttccaaacaggaaaatttaaaatatctccTGACTAATGCATTCTTCACTTTCACAGAATGTCTGAAATAAAATCCTGCTAAAAGCTATGGTGCTTTGTGGTCATAATTCCAGAGATTTTATctatctgattttaaaatacaacattCTTACATAGAATTTGAGACTTCAGATCTGTAGATGCTTCAAAGCAGGTATAAccaaagaatttaatttctgaagtttTAAGAACCtgcaggaaagccttatcaTTCCTCCAAAATTTGAGTTTTAGAGCTGCTAATATAATTTGCTGACATATGTGAGGCTCTGTACATGAGTCATATCTTGTGAAAATATATACACTTCGCATAGAATGTCTTGGACCTAGGACTTGTCATATTTGTGaagcatttaattaaaaaatagcagTATCTAAGCCTGGTTTTTGTCCTTTCCCAAAGCTGACAGCCCGAGCAGCTGAAAGACACCTCAAtgatataaaaaaagaaaatgcacataACAGACAAAAGTAAGTGCAGCTCTTCTCTACTCCTAAACAAATGCAGTTTGGCATGTGTTGGATTTAGGCAGATTGATGTTTTCTGTTAATAGTGTTTGAGTTCTGAAAGAAGGGGAGTCTCTTGAGTTTTCCTGTAATTATGACATGCAAGAAAGTAAGAACTGAGGAACTATGTGAAGTACTGAAATACCTGAGGAAAGAGCAGAATGTAGTACTAGAACACAAATcttggagggggggggggattgtttgtttgtttgtttgtttgtttgttttaagtgAGTAAAATGATTTCACAGCTTATCTTAGAAGTTAATGCTGAACTAACAGTTGGTGGTAATTGAGAGGAACTTTCAGGTGTGAGGTTAACTAATACTTGGAGGGCAATTAGAGTGATGTCATACTAGGAATGTGACATCTAAAATGCAACTTCAACTTCTGAATTACAGTTTAAACTCAGCAGCATAGAGAAATACTTCAGGCATAAGTTCAGAATACTGTGACAACCTTTGTCATatttatttaggaaataaaataccttGCTTCATTAACCAGTTAGGTAGAAAGCCTGGCAGTAAACAGTGTAGTCTGGTAAAGCTTTTGTGTTTATTAGTTACTTACTACTTATTTGTTGTCTCTTTGCAGATTAACTGAAGCAGAATTTAAACTTGAACTTTTAGAAAAAGACCCTTATGCTCTTGATATTCCAATGAGACCATTTGGCAGAGGTACAGTATTGAATTGTAAAATAGAGCCTAATTCTTTTGGTTTATGGTTTTGTTTCCCAAGACCACACATATTTAATTGTTTGAAAACTATCTTAGCCATGTGTATGTACAATAccagtcatttaaaaaaataattgggtCATAAGTGACTCTAGGTCACATCAAGTATTTTGTTGAAACTAAGAGCATTTATAGTATTGATGAGAGTAGACTGGGAATATGTTACACATGGTAATGAGAGCacagttttcattttagttACACAGTTTAGTTTTTAACTTCACATGAGAAGTTATTTATACAGCTGTTAAACTAAGTATTGTGAACTTGAGTATTTTGTTTTAACTGTTCCAGAGCATTCCCCATATGGACCCTCACCAATGGGCCGGCCTTCATCTGAAACAagagcttttctttcccctccaaCTTTATTGGAGGGTCCTTTAAGGCTTTCACCTATGCTTccaggtggaggaggaggaagaggtaCAATTCTTAAACTTGAAAATGTATCTATTCTggatttctctctcctctcctatAAACCTGTTACACCTTTTCCTCTTGTTAGTGACAAAAAGTATTAAAGCATCCAATTCAACATCAACAGTTAATTGAACAAACTCTTCCTGCTTTACAGCTTGCTTCTAAAGCTTTTTAATGTGTAACAATGCAATTGGAAATTTAGTTTTTATTGGTAGGTTGGTCAGTGGATTCATTTTAGAAGCATAAattaagaaaagtaaaaagccAGACTTATcccttgtcttttctttcttggacAGATGGGgttctgctgaaataaatgtGATTGTAAAGTAAAAGggagtaaattatttttctgaagaaagaatACCACCCCTTCCATCTCATTGGTCTGCAGTCTGTGAGAGAATGTTGTCAAAACATGAGGCACTTTTATTGGCGGTTGTGGTATTAGAAAGTTACTGGTTCAGTAAtttgtttcccttccctttgtTCTAAATATGAAGTAGCCATCATACATAGAGAGTGTTTCTTCCCTACTGATAGAAGGGACCAGGAAGTTTGTGTGTCAGGAGTACAATTCAGAAATTCCAGAATAGGTGAAAGTAAGCTGGGGTAGCATAGGTTGTAAGGGAAGAAAATTACCCTCCGTTCATATTTCTTATGCTGATGGAAGCAGTGTAGGTAAATGCTAGAGTGAAGTTCAGCATCTGTTGCAGGTAATAAAGAAGCtactgtttaatttatttttaccattGCACCCAGTGAAGCCTCTACTTAATTAGTGGGAAATATGTCTAAATTTCTATTCCATAAGGATTTCAGTACGTGCCATTATAGTACTTATCTCAGAGTGAACAAGACACACAATGGCTTCAAGTTTTAGGTTGAATTATAGCATGGAGAACTAGGGAATGATAGCagaattcagtatttttgtaatttttcagaCCCAGTCTGTTTTAGAGAAAGCTTGCCATTTAAAATCACTCATTTTTACGGTTCTTAGTGTGCACTTGATTATGTGTTGACCTGGCcttagaggattttttttttattatttggttcggatttttttggtttgttttttttccttcttcttgaaTAAAGAATTAGACCCAGAAGAGTGTTGAATGCAGATGGGTGTTTTATGATACCGTATTAACTCTCAGCCTGCTAATTGCTAGTTTGATTAGCAGCAGGTTTTTATCACTGAGAAGATTATTTATCATGAGGGTGCTGGTGTCTGGTTCACATTAACTGGAACTTGTACAATGAttagttttttaaaagcattgcaggtcctctgtgctgtgctgttaCTGAGCTAAGACTTTTCACTGCACACCTTTGAACCCTTCTCGTGGTCGGTAGCAAACAGCCGGAGTGTCCCGTGGAGCCAGCACCTcctgtgtcctggcagtgctggcattCCATGATCTGTTCCACTGTTTCCAGACTGAATGAGGAaagccatggcaggggatttAAAACACAAGGGTGAATAACTACTCCATTTCTTCAATTAGGATCCAGAGGACCAACTGCCATGTACGAAGCTGGAAGTGAAAGAGGAGAGCTGAATTCTGATAGATTAACTGATCCCCACAGACCACCATCAGATACTGGATCCCTCTCTCCGCCTTGGGAAAGAGAACGCAGGATAATTCTGCCTCCACCAGGTAAAAACTCTGCTTAGCTACTGTATCCATGGAGCAGAGCATTTACTGACTTGCAGTCTATATATTTAACTATTTgggtttaaaaatattaagtgtTTTCTTGGACCTGCACGTGCAACTGAACTGGCTTTTTTTAATAGtagttttttcctcttcttgaaCAGTGTGATTCACTTGCACTTCTCTGCTatgttttaaatacatattgGTATTATCAAGGGCCAATCAACTGTTTGGTTTCATCATTTTACTGGGAGTTTGTTCAGTGCATTAAAAGACCTGTCTGGGCTGGATAATTACTAAGAGATTTAAGaagtaaaatttatttaagtctaatttatttaaataaaaaatagacaatgtaaaaaaaaaatttttttttaaaaaacccatttaTATTAATAGTACAGGAGTACCATGGTACATTCATCCTGTCTGGCATGTGTTTTCCTGTTGATATTGTCTCTTCAATGAttaacagcagcaaaatcagTCTTCACTCTCACTTCTTCAGATAAATATCTGTATTGCACTTAACCactcagggaaagcagagatggGTTAATTCTGCTGATATTTCTCAAGGAAAAACTTGGGGGTATGGACAACCTTCCTGGATACCTgtaataaagaagaaaaaatgttacaagtttagaaaaaaaaatttaggtAACCTCAGTTATTACTGCAGCAAGCAATACACATCTGTGTGAAAGCCTGGTAGAACTCAGGGTCCTCTCAGGCTGCAGTTTCTCATCTGGCAGGTGTGGTCTGTTGACAGGATCCTGTAGAGAGGTAGTTTGGTTTCCTTGGCCTTTCCTTCTTGTTCTCAGCCCACCTTTGCCCCTGGATCTCACTGATGCAGTTTGTCTTGTAGCTGCATGACAGATTGCTAGATCTGATGCTGGCAAGCTGGTGGAAACATATTACAGCACTATGAAACATAATGGAAAACAGTATTCTTACCTAAGAATGGCTTAAAACATACAGTTACTTATTTTGTCTTCCATCTTTGCTAGGTTGAACCTTTGTTTCAAGGCCCCATGGTTTATAACTTACAGCAGAATTTTGAAAGTTATGATTGCCCAAGTTAAACCAAAAATCAAtgaactttttcttttgcagctcttTAGAAACATAAGCAATTGGATATACTTAGTGGGATTCCTCTGTATTATTTAAGATTTGTTTGCTCACCCTGATTAATAGACACTTTGTATATTTACAAGAGCTTAAGATACCCAGAGAACCTTTCTGGTCTAAAATTGTGTGGAATGGAAGGAATAAATCTTCACAGACCTGGTTTTTGTGATTTCTTCAATGTTAGGTGACCCTTACACTGATCCAGCTCTTCCTGCTCGAAGACAAGAAAGATTTTTCCCTAATCCTCCAAATACTGGAAGACTTTCTGGACCAGCAGAACTACGAGCTTACAATGTTCAGTCTTTTGATAAAACAGGTGGGAGTTGCTTCCATGACACTCTAGAATGGAAAATCCCAGTGTAAGCTGACTGTGCATGCTAAGCTGTGGCAAGAAGTCAGGTTTTTAGCTACCACAGACGTGAAGTTCCATTGTGTAAGAAACATTTGAACACCTGCTGGCCTTGATGCAGCCATTCCCTTTTGGAGCAATagccctccctgctgtcagGTGGGCAGGATTCTGTCAATGGCACTCATCAGGTATTTTTGTGGTCTACCCTCACTGTTCTGTGTGTTAACCACTCATAATTGGTTGAGAGTCTGTTTTGGTCCCTCCCATGAGGCTCATCACAGCATTAAAACATCACAAACCCATACTTGCATTTCTGTACCACATCTGGTAAAGTTAGAAAGGCTTAGACTCACAGAGAGTGAAACAGAAACAGCCAAATGTTCAGGTGTCCACTGGCTTGGTGCACAGAGGCAGAAGGTCTGAGGCCTCTTCCTTCAAAGTGTTCACCATAGTGGCAGCTTCTTGTAGGTCACAGTGAATTGCCCCCAGTTTAATCACACCTTTCACTGGCCCACTAGTTTTGAATTTGCCAATTATGTACATTTTAGTTTGTGACGCTTGGCAGCTGCCAGAAGCTCATAGGTAAAGTTTGGTCACAGAGCTTCATACTTActaagcatttttcttctttatgtaATGCCCTAGTAAGTCACAGTTGTCTGATTCATCAGTGAAGTGAAGCCATTAAATTCCCAGCAGAAACTTCACCACTCAGGACTCAGTTCCTGACAGGATCCAGTAGGAAGTTTCTATCTCCCTTGCACCATTTCTGGCCAGAGGAGAGAGAACCTTTGCTACTCGGTGTCACAGTATGTGAGAACTGGAATGCTGAATGTAGTTTCAAGTTGAAGGTTCAAGGTTTCAAAGTGAGTTTTCTTTACTGGAAGACAGTTCTGTTCCTGTGCAGCTACTGACCTTCCCCCTTTCCCAACCTTCTGGCAGTTGCACTTCTGCTTTCTCACTTCTGCCTTCTGATACTTCGTGTTCCACTGAGCTCGTTCTTCTAGCACCTGGCTGCTGACTGAAGGACAGCAGAGGTGCACTGTCTTTGTACTTATTAATGCATCCTTTTTTTACCCCTTTCTTCAGTCACTGCCAAgcaacaattaattttttttaaacgTCGTAGTCAGTTCCTGGGCAATTCAGAGCTTCTTGAATGGAAACAGGGTTTTGGATAACTTTGTTGCAAGCATTTAACAGGTTATTACGAATGTGTGAATGTTGCTTTTTAGAGACACATAATTTCACTAGAGTTGGCTGAGTAtttgtaaaaaaccccaaaaccccaaaaaagcccttcaattaaaaaaccaaccaccAAAAAATAGCCCATCCAGCATATCTGACTTCAGAACAGCAGAGTGTCTCACAGTACTGAAATCAAGGCTCCTACTCATTAGAGTTAACAGGTTACATTTCTTAAGAAGATAatcaaaatgttatttaaagtgaaaaaaagaatatgGATTTTCCTAAGATGGTGTGGTAAACTATGAAAACTTTTCACTTGAGGAGGTACCTGGAGCAGGAAACTTCTTGTCAGAAAGAAGAGTTAAAGGCTGACAGAGTTTGTGAGGAACTTCTAAGGATCTAAAATGTAAAGTGTTATGCAACATAAATATCAAGGCATGAGTATTCTCTTTGTCTGTGTGACATAGGAGTTGAAGTGTTTTAGATTAAGCAACAATATCATCAACAAGGCTGGGCCTGCTTGAAATGACAAGTAATTTAGAGTTTTTGAAAAGACCTGTCTGTCCATtgagaaaaaaagctttgtttcctttcaagGAGTAGAAATACAACATGGACATAAAAACTCTGTCACTAGTTAAAaggcttgttttggtttgttctttttcagtATAATCATCTCTATTCAAGCTGAAGCATAAGAAagcaatatttttcaaatcccAGAtttggggggttgtttgtttgtttaaagaaaGTGTATTTAGTGTATATATTTAGTGTATTTCTATCCAGTCAGATTCTGCTCTCTGACAATTCCCTTTAATAGTTTTCTCTAGTTGTTATTGAAAATAGTTGTTCCTAGCAAagtttaaaagtaaaaagaCTGAAGTTTCTATTTATCTCTTTACTTATAAAGTAAATAAGGCTaatgagaggaggaggaggatgatcATGATGATGgttattattataatttcttCTGACTACTCATCCAAAACTGATGTAGTTCTGGAAGTTTCCTTGATATTTGTGAGCCAAGGAGGAAATTGTTTTTAGTCATACTTGAATAGGATTGGTGTGAAGCTGTGTGCCAAAAGCATACCATagcccagccattcccagcatGGGGCTTACTGAAGAAATAAACTATTaatgggagggagggggaaaatggAACTGCTGCttgctgttggttttgttgCCAGTCTATcctgatttcagaaaaaaatactgaaatcagTGGAGAGAAAGAGATCAGCACTGAATAACTTTAAACTTTTGCATACAGATGGACAGACATCTTCAGAACATAGTCCACGAACAGAACCAAGTGGAGAGGGGATGAAGGATCATTCTAACCTTAGTGTAAGTAGCTATAGAGAGGCTTGATTTAAAGAAGCtttaattttctgcaaaaaacATAGAAACATTTGTCTGTAGTCCATTGGTCACATTATATTGCACTCTTCCGTgcaaattataaaattatatgtaTACTTTACCACAACAATTATTGTCTTGTGAATTACTTTGATGTATTACTAATATAATCCCTGTTGAAAAGTAATTCTATCCCAAAAGACGAAACTATGCTCAAGCAGATGGTCAGTACATGTAGATAGCCTTGCTCAGGATCTTGCTGCAGCTAAGGCAGAGTTGGAACTAGCTCTTAGCTAGTGTCACAGCCACATGAAAGTGGGCCTGATGGCACTGGAGatgttcccttttccctcccctaaCTTCTCTGGTTTCCTTGTGTTGCAGAACTCGCTCCCTGATCAGTCGCTGGCACCTGAAAGTGAAGCTGTGGGTTCAGGGTTTGCACCCCCACCTTTCCCTCCAGTCAGACCCCCACTGATGCCTGTGGATCCCAGAGCACCACCAGTACCTTTCATGAGACGAGgccctccttttcctccccctcctcctgctggcatcTACGGGCCACGGGAATGCTTTCCAGGGCCACGGGAATGCTTTCCAGCACGAGACTTCGGGCCTCCACGCCCCCCGCTGCCAAGTACGTGCCTTTAGCCAGCCTTTGCTTCAAGCTGATGAGCATGTGTGCTTTGTGCAGGTAGTGAGGTACCATAGGGGGTAGATGTGTTCATATTTGCACAACTGCTTCTCAGTTCAGCTAACAGGGAGCACCTTTTCTGATTAAGGTTCGTTGTGTTGTACACTTCCTTTTTCACAACAGCTCATCTTGATCTTGTAACAAATACTAACTTTGGCTGGAAAATATGGAACACGTACTGTTCAGCATCTAAAGGATTCTTTTTGGGGGGTAGGAAGGCAAGTTGGTAGGTTACCTTAATCATTTTCTTCCTATGAAATTGCATCTTCCATAAATCTTAAAAAGTTTCATCCTCTGGCTCTGAAGTGTGCTGGTGCCCTGCAAAGGGACAGTCCCAAAACAACTGTTTTCCCTTGGAGTTTGCATGACTGGAGCAAGGTGTAAGTATCAGACTGCAGGACTTCTTTCAGACTCTTGCTGTTCTCTGAGTACATGTGAAGAACTAAGCAATTTATCTGTGAAAATATCTGTAAGGTATGGCATGTAAGGGTTGCTGTGGCAGACtgaaggggcagcagcagcccaggagctggcagtggcTAGCTGCTGCTTTGAGACTGTTGTGGGTAACTACTGAGAAAAGTGATGGTTttgccctcctcctgcctggcatcTCTGTCTCTTTGACTGTGACTTCTAGTTAGATGTGCCTAGCTGAACAATAAGCTAGCAAGAGGAGCAGGTGTACATGTTTACTGTCATGATTGATATTAACTGCATTACTCTGATTCTCTCACAGTAAGAAATCCATTTCCAATGAGACCTTATCCTCACTATCCACCTCAACGACCTGGATTTTTgcctccaccacctcctcctgAAAATAGAGTTGAACCATCTCAGTCAAATCCATCAGCTGTAGAACCAGAACCACAGCAGGAGACTTGACAGTCATTTGGGGAATGTCCTGAACCAGTTTTGTGCTCTCCTACTGGCATTTTTCCTTATGTTAAGTAACCATTGTTACTTAGGTCTATACAAACTACTTCGCTCAAATTGAAGCTTAATAGGAAAAATTCTCAGGATAGTATTTTgtaaataaagaattaaatacCTATGAATATTGTGAATAAGTGATTTCCACTGTACAATAGTCATTTAAAATTACACATTTCTAACTTGAGTAGTCTCTTCAGAGGTGTATAAAATTAAATCATGTGAACCTTATTGTAAAAGGccagctgctttgtgctggttGAGCTGTACAGGGAGTCTCTCTGCATGCCAAAAGTGATGCTTGCTGCTTTATGAATAGGATGtgaaaacaaatggaaacaGTTAATAAAAATCTACAGAACATGAAAGCAATGTCACTGGTAACATGGTATAATAGATAGGTAAAGATGAATAACCATGATTCTCCACTCGAGTCCCCTCTGTTAGTGGCCTCCTGGGTGATCTTTCAGCTCTCAAGCTCTACACTGTGGCAGTTCTCCTGCCATGACACTGAGggggaagaggcagcagaaaagCTGAGCAACTCTCCCATTACTCTTCAAAAGCTGGAGTGGAGTAGTGTTTATTGAAGATGTGTACAGGGGGTTTTTATGACCTCGGAGCAAGGAGTCAGAGCTAGGatgtgctccagcacagcccagcccttgcTTTTGAAGACATATGTCTGCAGCAAACCAGTAGGAGGGGTGTGTTTTTACTGTCTCACCATGAGGTTGGTTTTAAGCTTCAGATTTTAGCACCAGTATTAGGAAAATGCTGGGCAGGgcaaaagcagaattaaaaagTACAAGAAGGAAGTGGCAAACTGCAGCATTAATAAGTCTTTGTCTTTGAAAGGAGTTGGCGTGGTACCTGGTTCACCTCCTCAGGTTCCTGTGTGGTGCTTCCCTGGCAGGAGTGGCTGTCCCAGCAGGCACAGTGCAGGGCGGGGCTGCCCCGTGCAGAGTCAAGCTCAGCTTTCACTGGTGGCTGTACAATCTAAAGATTTCTGCTAGGAGCTGGTGGCTGTTCTGACAGTTTGGCTTCAACTTGAAAATAATGTAAGGACTCAGTTCAGTCATTTGGTAAGGGACTCCTCTAAGACAAAGAAGCAAACTGGTTTTAGCAAGCCCCAACTCAGCAGCAGTTCAACCACCAGCCTCCATTCtctgcatgcacacacacattaCACACAGTTCAGGCTTTAATGTAAATGCAGCCACCACACCCCATAATTAGAAGttaccaaaaaaacctccagcCCACTTTTTTTGTAATTGCTTAGGTAGAGTCTGCCAGAAGAGCATTTTCTCTTGTAGCTCAGTCTTCCTGCTCCTACCATTGTTTCCACGTTGGCTTGTTTCAGCTGTAGAACTCTTCCATGGCTCACTCCTTTCTTTATCCCTTCTGCTTCTAGCACTCAAAGCATTTAGGTTAAGTATTTGTACTCCAGTGATTCAATGACAGATTCTGACAACAGACATTTTAAAGCATCATCCATGTTAAATTAACCATGTAGTTTAACGTGGCTGTTGCATCAGCTTTAGCCAATTATTTGATGGCTATGAGTTTGCCTGAGAGACTTCA includes the following:
- the MIA2 gene encoding melanoma inhibitory activity protein 2 isoform X2 — protein: MRPGPDLYGFPWEIVICAGIVGALTILLFLYRSYQSVRSRLYVGREKQLANKVAELVEEKCKILEKLSLCKKEFEDLQLSLKDGNTTKESTDTSFFEELHEKLNKSNLKLNEEVENLEKELEEEKSKQSENDTLVAEIQEKVESLENEEKSIQSQIDEAKSTLKVYQINTERLKTSVQDAVDENSHLQESEKQLLQEAEGWGERLSELNEQTKMFESSKTDVEEVLKNKESQIKSLTQYILNMKDWSSAIQEDGDTEDNHWDTDIKGETENGEHLDDEQKRTVKKLIYAAKLNACLKTMEAERDQMYSKLSDENKAKEELMERIETLQSQQASLQSENESFESEVQKLQQKLKVMTELYQENEIKLHRKLTVEERERLQKEEKLSKVDEKIIHAAEELNSYRERAKDLEEELERTIRSYENQITSHEKKAHDNWLTARAAERHLNDIKKENAHNRQKLTEAEFKLELLEKDPYALDIPMRPFGRGSRGPTAMYEAGSERGELNSDRLTDPHRPPSDTGSLSPPWERERRIILPPPGDPYTDPALPARRQERFFPNPPNTGRLSGPAELRAYNVQSFDKTDGQTSSEHSPRTEPSGEGMKDHSNLSNSLPDQSLAPESEAVGSGFAPPPFPPVRPPLMPVDPRAPPVPFMRRGPPFPPPPPAGIYGPRECFPGPRECFPARDFGPPRPPLPIRNPFPMRPYPHYPPQRPGFLPPPPPPENRVEPSQSNPSAVEPEPQQET
- the MIA2 gene encoding melanoma inhibitory activity protein 2 isoform X4, with product MEAASAAREAVASLPEDMRPGPDLYGFPWEIVICAGIVGALTILLFLYRSYQSVRSRLYVGREKQLANKVAELVEEKCKILEKLSLCKKEFEDLQLSLKDGNTTKESTDTSFFEELHEKLNKSNLKLNEEVENLEKELEEEKSKQSENDTLVAEIQEKVESLENEEKSIQSQIDEAKSTLKVYQINTERLKTSVQDAVDENSHLQESEKQLLQEAEGWGERLSELNEQTKMFESSKTDVEEVLKNKESQIKSLTQYILNMKDWSSAIQEDGDTEDNHWDTDIKGETENGEHLDDEQKRTVKKLIYAAKLNACLKTMEAERDQMYSKLSDENKAKEELMERIETLQSQQASLQSENESFESEVQKLQQKLKVMTELYQENEIKLHRKLTVEERERLQKEEKLSKVDEKIIHAAEELNSYRERAKDLEEELERTIRSYENQITSHEKKAHDNWLTARAAERHLNDIKKENAHNRQKLTEAEFKLELLEKDPYALDIPMRPFGREHSPYGPSPMGRPSSETRAFLSPPTLLEGPLRLSPMLPGGGGGRGSRGPTAMYEAGSERGELNSDRLTDPHRPPSDTGSLSPPWERERRIILPPPGDPYTDPALPARRQERFFPNPPNTGRLSGPAELRAYNVQSFDKTDGQTSSEHSPRTEPSGEGMKDHSNLSNSLPDQSLAPESEAVGSGFAPPPFPPVRPPLMPVDPRAPPVPFMRRGPPFPPPPPAGIYGPRECFPGPRECFPARDFGPPRPPLPIRNPFPMRPYPHYPPQRPGFLPPPPPPENRVEPSQSNPSAVEPEPQQET